The following are from one region of the Capsicum annuum cultivar UCD-10X-F1 chromosome 1, UCD10Xv1.1, whole genome shotgun sequence genome:
- the LOC107857262 gene encoding probable hexosyltransferase MUCI70 translates to MGIKATSSKPLFCYSKLLCVSIIYLFTSFFLMFYTTIISPTNCLFRYSPNDPIQTPLFVYNSSYGEHKHALPTFRSSCNSPVYFTDYWNALKEISEFSENSTFLGSRNLRYIQGNADSFGGNFSTKKRFYYFNHGDDGIEVPCGFFKRFPVSNFDRIAMENCKGVVVISAIFNDHDKIRQPKGLGKETPYSVCFYMFVDDATLKGLQYHNLISTTSSDENSVGVWRIVKVAKEHLYENPAMNGIIPKYLVHRLFPNSKYSIWIDAKMQLVVDPFLLIHSLVVNEDVDMAISRHPFYVHTMEEAMATARWKKWWDVDGLKKQMETYCQNGLQPWTQEKPYPSDVPDSAIILRKHSVATNLFSCLLFNELEEFNPRDQLPFAYVRDLMNPKMKLNMFDVEVFEKVAVEYRHNIKNEGVSNPKVMPKKTKRGSCEFLVNGTGSKCDGYLLKMWGESQD, encoded by the exons ATGGGGATCAAAGCTACATCATCCAAACCACTCTTCTGCTACTCAAAACTTCTCTGTGTATCAATCATCTACCTTTTCACCTCTTTTTTCTTAATGTTTTACACTACTATAATTTCTCCAACCAATTGTCTCTTTAGATATTCACCTAATGATCCTATTCAAACTCCTCTTTTTGTTTACAATTCTTCTTATGGTGAACACAAACATGCCCTTCCAACTTTTCGTTCTTCGTGTAATTCCCCTGTTTATTTCACAG ATTATTGGAATGCATTGAAGGAAATAAGTGAATTTAGTGAGAACTCCACTTTTCTTGGTTCGCGAAACTTGAGGTATATTCAGGGCAATGCTGATAGTTTTGGTGGGAATTTCAGTACCAAGAAgaggttttattattttaatcatggTGATGATGGAATTGAAGTTCCTTGTGGATTCTTCAAACGTTTCCCTGTCAGTAATTTTG atagGATTGCCATGGAAAATTGCAAGGGAGTAGTGGTTATTTCAGCAATATTCAATGACCATGACAAAATCAGGCAGCCAAAGGGACTTGGTAAAGAGACACCCTACTCAGTATGCTTTTACATGTTTGTAGATGATGCGACACTCAAGGGACTTCAATATCACAACTTAATTTCAACAACATCATCTGATGAGAATTCAGTGGGAGTGTGGAGAATTGTGAAGGTTGCAAAAGAACATTTGTATGAGAATCCAGCAATGAATGGAATTATTCCCAAATATTTGGTTCATAGGCTATTCCCAAACTCGAAATACAGCATTTGGATAGATGCCAAAATGCAGCTAGTTGTTGATCCATTCTTGTTAATTCACTCACTTGTTGTTAATGAAGACGTTGATATGGCTATTTCAAGACATCCTTTTTATGTCCATACAATGGAAGAAGCTATGGCAACTGCTAGATGGAAAAAATGGTGGGATGTTGATGGATTGAAGAAACAAATGGAAACTTACTGTCAGAATGGCTTGCAACCATGGACTCAAGAAAAGCCTTACCCTTCAG ATGTACCAGATAGTGCAATAATCTTGAGGAAACATAGTGTGGCAACCAATTTATTCTCGTGCCTCTTATTTAATGAACTGGAAGAATTTAATCCAAGGGACCAATTGCCCTTTGCGTATGTGAGGGACTTGATGAACCCAAAAATGAAGTTGAACATGTTCGATgttgaagtatttgaaaaagtggCAGTTGAGTATAGGCACAACATTAAAAATGAAGGGGTCAGCAATCCAAAAGTGATGCCCAAAAAGACAAAGAGGGGAAGCTGTGAATTCCTTGTGAATGGGACTGGTAGCAAGTGTGACGGCTACCTTTTGAAAATGTGGGGtgaatcccaagattga